The following are from one region of the Stanieria sp. NIES-3757 genome:
- a CDS encoding adenylate cyclase, with protein sequence MVLTSAKVFLPKHIEYVIIDCHFTIIDYSEKFIRFLEEPDFLKKGVDIRKVLPELLGYEAILNDVYQEKQVDYSLKAINRQINSESTIYFDLYIEKYNLADHQALIIFIEDVTQQINLEQILTQKFNEYSLIHESTSLLNQLAKSNYYYEQIITAMADALIVTTETGIIKAINQTTLDWLGYSQTELIERPITQILADPNLPLDEIQQYLLSQGDYLKNFEVSFQTKSNQLITLGLACSIIKRESEDSYDFVYLGRDITKIKRYQNKQITQYDISQILANSHNFTQAAPKIIKTICEHFSWVWGEFWLPYSNDLINLEKNQLLHCKTTWIQSDLIKNSTEISNLKTITQQLLLQIGEGIAGQVWQNQLFYCVDNLAEIIEPQRQNLALEIGLVAGFSMPIINDGLVLGVMNFFSQQTIEPDQELQQMFLTIGNQIGQFLQRQKAELALRQQQQQTESLLRNILPDLIVKRLQTQQSTIADNFAAVSVLFADLVNFTEWFNLLPPTEVVEILNEIFSEFDRLSEQFGLEKIKTIGDAYLVVGGLPQLSHNHAEAIAEMALAMQKAIAQFNAETDKTLSLRIGINTGEVVAGIIGTKKFTYDLWGDAVNIARRMESQGIPDTIQVSATTYELLKDKYYFQTRGLINVKGKGEMKTYLLTGKK encoded by the coding sequence ATGGTATTAACTTCAGCTAAAGTTTTTTTGCCCAAACATATAGAATACGTCATTATAGATTGCCATTTTACCATTATTGACTATTCTGAAAAATTTATTCGTTTTCTAGAAGAACCTGATTTTTTAAAAAAAGGAGTAGATATTAGAAAAGTTTTACCAGAATTATTGGGTTATGAAGCTATTTTGAACGATGTTTATCAAGAAAAACAAGTAGACTATTCTCTCAAAGCAATTAATCGTCAAATTAATTCAGAATCAACCATTTACTTCGATTTATATATTGAAAAATATAATTTAGCAGATCATCAAGCTTTAATCATTTTTATTGAAGATGTTACTCAACAGATTAATTTAGAACAAATTTTAACTCAAAAGTTTAATGAATATAGTTTAATTCACGAATCAACTTCTTTATTGAATCAACTCGCTAAATCTAATTATTATTATGAGCAAATTATTACTGCTATGGCAGATGCTTTAATCGTTACCACCGAAACAGGAATTATTAAAGCCATTAATCAAACTACTTTAGATTGGTTGGGTTATAGTCAAACAGAACTAATTGAGCGTCCTATTACTCAAATTCTTGCCGATCCAAATTTACCTTTAGACGAAATTCAACAATATCTTCTCAGTCAAGGCGATTATCTCAAAAATTTTGAAGTTTCTTTTCAGACCAAATCAAATCAGTTAATAACTCTTGGTCTTGCTTGCTCAATTATTAAAAGAGAATCAGAAGATTCTTATGACTTCGTTTATCTTGGTCGAGATATTACTAAAATCAAACGTTATCAAAACAAACAAATTACTCAATATGATATTTCTCAAATTCTTGCTAATAGTCATAATTTTACACAAGCTGCTCCTAAAATTATCAAAACAATTTGTGAGCATTTTAGTTGGGTATGGGGAGAATTTTGGTTACCATATTCAAATGATTTAATAAATCTTGAAAAAAATCAATTATTACACTGTAAAACAACTTGGATTCAATCAGATTTAATTAAAAATTCAACTGAAATATCTAATTTGAAAACAATTACTCAACAACTTCTACTTCAAATAGGAGAAGGAATAGCTGGTCAAGTTTGGCAAAATCAATTATTTTATTGTGTTGATAACCTTGCTGAAATAATTGAACCACAACGACAAAATCTTGCTTTAGAAATTGGATTAGTTGCAGGATTTAGTATGCCAATTATTAATGATGGTTTGGTTTTAGGAGTAATGAATTTTTTTAGTCAACAAACAATCGAACCAGATCAAGAATTACAGCAAATGTTTTTAACTATTGGTAATCAAATCGGTCAATTTCTTCAGCGTCAAAAAGCAGAATTAGCTTTACGACAGCAACAACAACAAACCGAAAGTCTACTCCGCAATATTTTGCCAGACTTAATTGTTAAACGTCTTCAAACTCAACAAAGTACAATTGCCGATAATTTTGCAGCAGTAAGTGTACTTTTTGCCGATTTGGTTAACTTCACTGAATGGTTTAATCTTTTACCACCAACCGAGGTAGTCGAAATTCTCAACGAAATTTTCTCCGAATTTGATCGCCTTAGCGAACAGTTTGGGTTAGAAAAAATTAAAACTATTGGAGATGCTTATTTGGTAGTGGGAGGATTACCTCAACTGTCTCATAATCACGCTGAAGCTATTGCAGAAATGGCATTAGCTATGCAAAAAGCGATCGCTCAATTTAATGCCGAAACAGATAAAACTTTAAGTTTAAGAATTGGAATTAACACGGGAGAAGTAGTAGCAGGAATCATTGGTACCAAAAAATTTACTTATGATTTGTGGGGAGATGCAGTTAATATTGCTCGTCGCATGGAATCTCAAGGAATACCTGATACTATTCAAGTTAGTGCTACTACCTATGAGTTATTAAAAGACAAATATTATTTTCAAACTAGAGGTCTAATTAATGTCAAAGGAAAAGGCGAAATGAAAACTTATTTACTGACTGGGAAAAAATAA
- a CDS encoding Ras family small GTPase — translation MPEIAKKICLVGDFSVGKTSLIRRFVEDKFSDDYLSTVGVKISRKSILLSSEQEYQKLNLIIWDVEGHTKFKSITTNYITGASGSIIVGDVTRKETLDRIKTHLELFLKINPQGFAIVALNKSDLIASEKLQKLASLYNFDNHPQVVKTYTTSARTGVYVNQIFEVLGLKILEFN, via the coding sequence ATGCCAGAAATTGCGAAAAAGATTTGCTTAGTAGGAGATTTTAGTGTAGGTAAAACTAGCTTAATTCGTCGTTTTGTAGAAGACAAATTTAGTGATGATTATTTATCTACTGTCGGAGTTAAAATTTCTCGTAAATCAATTTTATTATCATCAGAACAAGAGTATCAAAAACTCAATTTGATTATTTGGGATGTCGAAGGTCATACTAAATTCAAATCGATTACTACTAACTATATTACTGGTGCAAGCGGTTCAATTATTGTTGGTGACGTGACTCGCAAAGAAACTTTAGATCGAATAAAAACTCATCTTGAGCTTTTTCTCAAAATTAATCCTCAAGGATTTGCTATTGTTGCTTTAAATAAATCGGATCTAATTGCTTCAGAAAAATTACAGAAATTAGCTAGTTTATATAATTTTGATAACCATCCCCAGGTAGTAAAAACCTATACAACTTCTGCTAGAACTGGAGTTTACGTTAATCAAATTTTTGAAGTTCTAGGTCTTAAAATTTTGGAATTTAATTAA
- a CDS encoding PAS/PAC sensor hybrid histidine kinase, translating into MNQLLIFDQRDYVIINQNLNVLQRSTTAQKFAESPENLIPGQDIRLSFPELIGLERILTQILNKKQELFLLETIARNVNHNSHLYFNLLIKKLENNLIIFLEDTTEIILLKQSLVQQVNEAEVLLSTLKRFEDCTKKILTSMGDVLLITTPSGEIEQINQAAKKIFGYNQTELAKKTISFIIKNDKFNHQKIYDYLLKNRNKVQKIDSICQTKTGESREIEFSCSIVQTEIKEFFNCVYIGRDITARKQAEAEILQALQKEKELREIKSRFISMASHEFRNPLSSILIASNFLAQNKNNISQENWNFYLNTINNAAQNMQSLVEDILVISQTEEGKLTFNPTLLNLNKVCQRIIKELKITANQKNISFSTNVEHLVIWSDKKILKLIINNLLSNAIKYSPQEEKIDFKILYISEKEIVKIIIQDYGIGIPVEAKKHLFDSFYRANNVGDIPGSGLGLSIVKKAVDLHGGKIELDSKLGLGTTITVILPVNNQSC; encoded by the coding sequence GTGAATCAGTTACTAATTTTCGATCAAAGAGATTATGTAATAATTAATCAAAATTTAAATGTTTTGCAGAGATCGACTACAGCGCAAAAGTTTGCTGAATCTCCTGAAAATCTTATTCCTGGACAAGATATTCGACTGAGTTTTCCAGAATTAATTGGGTTAGAACGTATTTTGACTCAAATTCTTAATAAAAAACAAGAACTTTTTTTGCTTGAGACTATCGCTCGTAACGTTAATCATAACTCTCATTTATATTTTAATTTATTAATTAAAAAACTTGAAAATAATTTAATTATTTTTCTTGAAGATACTACTGAAATAATTTTACTGAAGCAATCCTTAGTTCAACAAGTTAATGAAGCTGAAGTATTACTAAGTACTTTAAAAAGATTTGAAGACTGCACCAAAAAGATTTTAACCTCAATGGGTGATGTTTTGTTGATTACTACACCATCGGGAGAAATCGAACAAATAAATCAAGCAGCTAAAAAAATCTTTGGTTACAATCAAACAGAATTAGCAAAAAAAACAATTAGTTTTATTATTAAAAATGATAAATTTAACCATCAAAAAATTTATGATTATTTATTAAAAAATCGCAATAAAGTTCAAAAAATAGATTCTATTTGTCAGACAAAAACAGGAGAATCAAGAGAAATTGAATTTAGTTGTTCAATAGTGCAAACAGAAATTAAAGAATTTTTTAATTGTGTTTATATTGGCAGAGATATTACTGCTCGTAAACAAGCAGAAGCAGAAATACTTCAAGCCTTACAAAAAGAAAAAGAACTTAGAGAAATTAAATCACGTTTTATTTCTATGGCTTCTCATGAGTTTCGTAATCCTTTAAGTAGTATTCTCATTGCATCTAATTTTTTGGCTCAAAATAAAAATAATATTTCTCAAGAAAATTGGAATTTTTATTTAAACACTATCAATAATGCTGCTCAAAATATGCAATCTTTAGTTGAAGATATTTTAGTAATCAGCCAAACAGAAGAAGGTAAACTAACTTTCAATCCTACTCTGCTTAATTTGAATAAAGTTTGTCAGCGAATTATCAAAGAGTTAAAAATTACAGCCAATCAAAAAAATATTTCATTTTCGACTAATGTAGAACATTTAGTGATTTGGTCTGATAAAAAAATCTTAAAATTAATTATTAACAATTTACTTTCTAACGCGATTAAATATTCTCCTCAAGAAGAAAAAATTGACTTTAAAATTTTATATATTTCTGAAAAAGAAATAGTTAAAATAATTATCCAAGATTACGGAATTGGTATTCCTGTTGAAGCTAAAAAACACTTATTTGATTCTTTTTATCGAGCGAACAATGTAGGAGATATTCCAGGAAGTGGTTTAGGATTATCAATTGTCAAAAAAGCGGTTGATTTACATGGAGGCAAAATCGAATTAGATAGTAAACTAGGATTAGGTACAACAATCACTGTTATTTTGCCAGTTAATAATCAATCCTGCTGA